Proteins encoded by one window of Lathyrus oleraceus cultivar Zhongwan6 chromosome 1, CAAS_Psat_ZW6_1.0, whole genome shotgun sequence:
- the LOC127081364 gene encoding WUSCHEL-related homeobox 9 — MASSNRHWPSMFKSKPCNTHHQWQHDINSSLISSSSCHRTPYSSGCEERSPEPKPRWNPKPEQIRILEAIFNSGMVNPPREEIRKIRAQLQEYGQVGDANVFYWFQNRKSRSKHKLRHLQNQNNSKNLQNQNQNPEPPQQPQQNNHVSSLAQTTVAPSSSSSSSEKSPPKELIPSKVFSLGFPNINDVVPNSPSVSSVNHNYFQTQNEANLVPPQARVTAPPTETFFFPVQNHGQGVVQPNNVTSQGFCFSELSNVVHAQQSHGQQQHQQQQNTGHCTTSFLLSEIMNNHGANSSKKHQDQQDQDKPVKIVHQIPHFNLCFTPTPTTTTTVVPPTTSSTITVPSPIISQLQGIGETGVPARLMVFINDVAFEVASGPFNVREAFGDDSVLIHSTGQPVLTNQWGVTLHSLQHGACYYLI; from the exons ATGGCTTCTTCTAATAGACACTGGCCAAGCATGTTTAAGTCTAAGCCCTGCAACACTCATCACCAATGGCAGCATGACATCAACTCTTCTCTCATTTCATCTTCTTCTTGTCACAGAACTCCTTACTCATCAG GTTGTGAAGAGAGAAGTCCTGAACCGAAGCCTAGGTGGAATCCAAAACCTGAACAGATTCGGATACTGGAAGCTATATTCAACTCAGGAATGGTGAATCCACCCAGAGAAGAAATTAGGAAGATTAGAGCACAGTTACAAGAGTATGGTCAAGTTGGTGATGCTAATGTGTTTTACTGGTTCCAGAACCGCAAATCAAGAAGCAAGCATAAGCTTCGTCATCTTCAAAACCAAAACAACTCAAAGaatcttcagaatcagaatcagaatccGGAACCGCCACAGCAACCACAGCAAAACAATCATGTTTCTTCACTTGCTCAAACCACTGTTGcaccatcatcttcatcttcttcctctgAGAAATCTCCGCCGAAGGAGTTAATACCTTCCAAGGTGTTTTCTCTTGGTTTCCCTAACATCAATGACGTTGTGCCTAATTCTCCATCTGTTTCTTCTGTGAACCATAACTATTTTCAGACACAAAATGAAGCCAATCTTGTTCCACCACAAGCAAGAGTAACTGCACCACCTACTGAGACTTTCTTCTTCCCAGTGCAAAATCATGGACAAGGTGTTGTTCAACCTAATAATGTTACATCACAAGGGTTTTGCTTCTCTGAACTCTCAAATGTGGTTCATGCTCAACAATCACATGgtcaacaacaacatcaacagcAGCAAAACACGGGTCATTGCACTACTAGTTTTCTGCTCAGTGAGATCATGAACAACCATGGTGCTAATTCCTCAAAGAAACATCAAGATCAACAAGATCAGGATAAGCCTGTCAAAATAGTGCACCAAATCCCTCATTTTAACTTGTGTTTCACACCCACACCCACAACTACTACTACTGTTGTACCTCCTACTACCTCCTCCACCATCACTGTTCCATCCCCTATCATTTCTCAACTACAAG GCATTGGAGAAACAGGTGTTCCTGCAAGATTAATGGTGTTCATCAATGATGTGGCGTTTGAGGTAGCATCTGGACCTTTCAATGTTCGTGAAGCATTTGGGGATGATTCTGTGCTCATTCATTCAACTGGCCAACCAGTTTTAACAAACCAATGGGGTGTAACTCTCCATTCACTCCAGCATGGTGCATGTTATTATCTG ATATag